From Hyphomicrobiales bacterium:
CCATCACCGGCACGGACGGGTCGCCGCGATAGGGCTCTTTCACCTGATCATGCGGAATGCCGGCGAAGTCGCAAGCGTTGAGCGTCGCGTTGCGGAACCGCGCGTGCTCCAGCTCCGCCGCGCCGAAACGCACCGAATTGAGCTGCAGCCGGCTGAAATCGGCAAAACGCAACCGGGCGAAGGTGAACGACATCAGATTGACGACCGGCACACTGACCTGTGCGAAGGAGAAATCCGCGCCACGGAAGGAGAGCAGCTCGGTTTCGTAGATCCCCGTCTCGAACAGCATGGCGATGACCATGCCGCGCTCCGGGCTGACCGGCCGGTCGATCAGTTCGGTTTCGTAGGATTGACCCTTCAACGCCTTGCGCTGGGCGTCGGCGAGAATTTCCGGACGGCGCGCCAGTGCCAGCCCGTTCAGCGCGTCGGTATCGCGCGCGTCCACCGACCCGCCCTGAAGATAGCGATAGGGCCGCGCAGCCTGGGTCGCCGCCACCATGCGCGCCCGCAGACCGCTCGAAAGGTCTCTCAGAAACACCACCGGGGTTTCCTTGTCGTCCGCCTGTTGCCGCGCGACTTCCTCGGCAAGGTCCGAACCAATGTCGAGCAACGACGGCAGGATGCCGGCACTGCGCTGCGCCTCGCCAAGTTCGATCTGGGTGCGTAGCAGATCGTTTTGCTGGCCAAGCCCGGTGACCTGGCTCGCGCCCAACTCGTTCTGCCGCACCAGAAGGGCATTCTGCTGATCGAGACGGACGAGTTGGCTGGCGATGAGTTCGTTCTGACGGAAAAGAAGCGCGGTGCCCGCCAGCGCCGCAAGCGCCGCAAGCAGCCCGGTCAGCGAGGCGATCAGCCAGCGCCGCGACGACACCCACGCCCAGCGCGCCAGGATCAGCTTGACCAGTTCCTCCGCCGCATCCGCCGCCTCCGACGGCTGGCGTTCGGCGATGTGCCGCGTGGTCTTCGTCAGCGGCCGCGCGAACTGGTCGAGCGTGGTGACGGAAATCCCGAACAGGTATCCGAGAATGCGCCGGCGAAAGAGCAACAACAGCATGCCGAGCATGCCGACGAAGGCGACGAAGATCAGCACGAAGGTGATGATGAGGCCGGCGTTCTCGGTCAGGAATTCCGAGCCGATGACAGCCAGCGGAAAGCCGACGCAAATGCCGAGCACAAAAAGCACAAGGCCGAGCCCGACCGCATCGCCGCCACGTCGACCGCGAGGTCCGCGCGAACCACCATTCGGCCCACCGCCCTCGTCGCCCGAGCCACCGCCTTTGCCGCCGTTACCGCTAACCTGCGTTTCGTCGTCCGACACCGCCCCAGATCCGCCCGTTGTCCACCCTGTAGCCCTGTTCGCCGCCACCCGGCGAAGCCGGCCGCGCGACGAAGTCATGCAGACATTTTATTGGTGAGAAAACAGGAAATGCCACATGCCGAGGGCGGTCTGCGCTCCAGAACCCCGGCTCAACGCATAACAATCGCGTGATGCCGGCCTCCACGCATCACAGCCCCCTGCAAAACCGGTCCCGAATGCAAGAAGGGCGGACCATCAGGCCCGCCCCTCGAAATTCCAGCCACGATGCGCAGCAGCGGATTACAGCTCCAGCTTCGCCATAACCTCATCGGAAATTTCAAAATTGGCGTAGACGTTCTGCACGTCGTCGTCATCTTCGAGAACGCCCAGCATCTTCATCAGCGTGCCGGCCTTTTCCTCGTCCACCGGATTGAGATTCTGCGGCTTCCAGATCGCCTTGACGGATTCGGCCTCGCCGAGCGAGTCGGCGAGCGCAGTGGAGACTTCGCCGAGGGATTCGAAAGCGCAGATGATGGTGTGGCCGTCTTCGTCGGACTGCACGTCGTCGGCGCCGGCCTCGATGGCGGCTTCCAGCATGGCGTCGGCATCGCCGGCTTCCGGCTTGTAGACGATCTCGCCGACGCGATCGAACATGAACGCGACCGAGCCGGTTTCACCGAGCGCGCCGCCGTTCTTGGAGAACGCCGCACGCACGCTCGACGCGGTGCGGTTGCGGTTGTCGGTCAGCGCTTCGACGATGACGGCAACGCCGCCCGGGCCGTAGCCCTCATAGCGCACTTCGTCGTAGCTCTCGGCATCGCCCGCCTGCGACTTGTTGATCGCACGCTCGATGTTGTCCTTCGGCATCGACTGCGCCTTGGCGTTCTGGATTGCCAGCCGCAGGCGCGGATTGGAGTCCGCATCCGGCCCGCCGACCTTCGCGGCGACCGTGATTTCCTTCGACAGCTTGGAAAACAGCTTGGAGCGGACGGCGTCCTGCCGCCCCTTGCGATGCATGATGTTCTTGAATTGTGAATGTCCGGCCATACCCGTCTCTCGTCAGTGGCGGTGACGCCGGAAACCCGGACAGAGGCAGCTCGCGCCTCCCGCGCTATGGGGGCTCAAACCCCAGTTCGCGGCGTAACCGAAAGAAATCTGCCCGCGCTTATAGAAAACGCAGCGCCGGAAATCCAGCCATTCGGCGCGTTCTATTGATCGGCCTGCAAACAATACCGGTGTTTTCGTGCGCTCAGTGCCAGAAAGGCGGCAACGCCTGTTCGAGTCGTCCGCCAAGGCGAAGCGGCGCGATATGGGTCGCAAGGCCCGACGCGTCGTCGATCTCGATGGCGACACCGGCCACCGTCGCCTCGCCGTCGGAGGGCGAAAACCGGCTACGCGGGATCTTCTTGGTGAAGCGGTTGACCGGCTCTTCCTTGTCCATGCCGAGCACGGAATCGTAGTCGCCGCACATGCCGGCATCCGACATATAGGCGGTCCCGCCGGTCAGGATCTGATGATCGGCGGTCGGCACATGGGTGTGCGTACCGACGACCGCGCTGGCGCGCCCGTCGACGAAATGCCCCATCGCCTGCTTTTCGCTGGTCGCCTCGGCATGCATGTCGATGAACACCGCATCGGCCTGTTCGCCGAGCGGACAGGCGGCAAGCTCGCGCTCAACGGCGGCAAAGGGGTCGTCGAGACCGTCCATGAAGACACGGCCAAGCGCATTGACGACCAGCACGCGCGCGCCGTTTCGGGCGATGAACAGCCCCGCGCCGCGGCCTGGCGTGCCCGCCGGATAGTTCGCCGGGCGCAGGAACCGGTCCTGGCGCTCGATAAAGACAAGCGCCTCGCGCTGATCCCAGACATGATTGCCGCTCGTGACCACATCGGCGCCGGCATCGACGAATTGCTGGCAGATATCCTCGGTGATGCCGAAACCGCCGGCGGCGTTCTCGCCGTTGACGACGACGAAATCGAGACGATGCTCGGCGATCAGCCCCGGCAACCGGTCGATCACGGCCACACGTCCGGCCCGTCCGACCACGTCACCGAGAAACAAAAAACGCATCGAGTCGTCTCCTCAAGTCGCCGCAGGCGCGACGATACCGTTCTCCGTCAAAACCATGTCGAGCGGCTCGTCGTGCGGTTCGGCCGGAATCTGCGGCACTTCCTGACACGAAAAGGCCACGCCGATCAATCGCGGTCTCCGACCGGCCTTCTGCAGACGGTCGATCGCCCGGTCGTAGTGCCCCGCGCCGTAGCCGATGCGCTGCATGGCGACATCGAAGGCGGCCAACGGCACCAGCATGACGTCCGGGTCAACCGTCTCGGCATCTGCCCCGGGCGCCAATGTGCCGAATCCGCCGGCAACAAGGGGCTCCCCCTCGCGCCAGCGGCGGAACACGATGGTCTCCCGGTCGACGACAGCAGGAAGCGCCAGCTCGGCGCCGAGCGCGGCAAGCGCCGCCATCAGCGGACGCGGATTGATCTCGTCGCGGATCGGCCAGAAGCCGGAAACGATCTTGCCGGCAACCGGTCCAAGCTCGGCGGCTCTCGCGGCAAGCGTGGCGACCGCCGCATCGCGACCGGCCGCCTCGATCGCGGCCCGTCGTCCGAGCGCCGCACGGCGCAAATCGGCCTTCAGCGCTTTGCGGTCGTCGGTGTCTGGCGAGCGTTCGGGCAAGGCAATCGCAGGGTCTGGAGAGCAAACCACGCCGGGAAATGCCCGGCGGTGAAAAATGCAAAAGCTGGCGAAGCCACCTCGGCCGTGTGAATTGACGATCCCGGGAAACCTACAGTGTAGGTGGGCGCCGTTTGAAAAAGCCCACGGGCCTAATCAGGTACAGCTCCCATTAGGATCGATAAGGCCCCGGGGATAGAATTCCGCACGCACCGCGCAGCAACGCCAAAACCTCATATAGGCCTCGCCGGCACGAAACGCCAGCATGTCGTGACATCGCGAGGACACGCCACCGGCGCGCCTCCACAACACTTTGATATCCAAGGAAATACAGCGCTGCGGCTTATCCCGCGACCGGCTTCTCGCCCTTGCCGAGATTGGCGGCAAGCGCGGTGATACGCCCGGCGGCCGCATCGAGACGCTCGGCAATCGCCTTTTCCGCCTCTTCCTGCCGGTTGATGATGCTGGTGCGGGTTTCCTTCATCGCCTGCAGTTCGGCTTCCAGGTCGCGCAGCTTGCGCTCCGCCTCGACGAGCTGGTCGAGCGCCATGATGCCCGCCATCACGGTGAGCCGCTGATCGCCGATCTCGCCGAAGCTGCCGCGCAGTTCATCGACATAGCCGTCGAACCGGCGCGCCAGGCCGAACAGCCGCTCTTCCTCGCCGTCGTCGCAGGCCATGCGGTACTGCTTGCCGTTGATGGTTACGCTGACCTGCGCCAAATCCCGCTCCCGTCCCTATTCCCCGAAGCCGCTGCTGGCAGCCCGTCAGCCGTCATGGGCCTCGAGCACCGAACGGACCGATTCCATCGCCGAAACGAGACGTCGCGACACCTCGCGATTGGTCTCTTCCAGCCGCGTCGAACGCGCCTGCTCGGTATCGAGATCTTGCGCCAGCCGCGACCGATCCTCGCTGAGGCGCTGCAATTCGTCATCGATGCCGGAAAAACGCTGATCCATTTCGAGGCGCAGCTCGACCGCCTCCTCGAGAGCGTTGAGAGCTTTTTCGAAACGCTGCAATGCCGATTGCACCCGCGACGTCTCCGCCATCAAAAAACCCTTTCGCTTCCGCGCTGTTCCACCGCAAAGACCGGAACCAAAGGTCCGCCGCATCCCCCGGACCGCCGTTCCCCGCCTGTCCGACGGGCCCGCTCGACGGCAGAAAACCGGCCGCAATGAGTATCGAAATCGACCGGAAAAAAACGCGGCGATGTTAGGCACCGCGTCGCGCAAGCGTCAATGCCAACTTCAGGCTCCACACAGGAACCATCGTCGAACACGTTGACTCCGCACCCTGTCCTGTTATCAGTCGGTGGGCTTTGCCCAAGGGTGGACGCGGGGCCTCGTGGGTCCATCCGGCGTCCGAGGCAGCTTCGCAGACTCATCGAGTCGTCCTGCGACCGCCATCGAGCATCCCGGGAGATTCGGATGACCGACTTCGCCAAACAAGCCCGGATGGCCAACGCGATCCGGTTCCTCGCCGCTGATGCCGTCGAGGAAGCCAAGTCCGGACATCCCGGCCTGCCGCTCGGCGCCGCCGACATCGCCACCGTCCTGTTCACCCGCTTCCTCAAATTCGATCCCACCCATCCGAACTGGCCCGATCGCGACCGCTTCGTGCTGTCGGCCGGCCATGGTTCGATGCTGCTCTATGCCGCGCTCCATCTGCTCGGCTACGAAGACTTCCCGATCGACGTACTGAAAGCGTTCCGCAAGCTCGGCAGCAATGCCGCCGGCCATCCCGAATTCGGCCATGGCGCCGGCATCGAAGCCACCACCGGCCCGCTCGGCCAGGGGCTCGCCACCGCGGTGGGCATGGCGCTCGCCGAGCGCATCATGAATGCGAATTTCGGCGACGACATCGTCGATCACCACACCTATGTGCTCGCCTCCGATGGCGATTTCATGGAGGGCATCAGCCAGGAAGCGATTTCGCTCGCCGGCCATCTGCGGCTTTCCAGGCTGATCGTGCTGTTCGACGACAACCAGGTATCGATCGACGGCCCGACCTCGCTGACCTCGTCCGACGACATCATGCGCCGCGTCGAGGCCTCCGGCTGGACCGCCGTCAGCATCGACGGCCATAGCGCGCAGGAGATCGCGACCGCGATCGAGAAAGCCCGCGACAACAGCCGCCCGACGTTGATTGCCTGCCGCACCACCATCGGATATGGCGCTCCGGCCCTCGCCGGCAGCGCCGCAGTCCATGGCTCCCCGCTCGGCCCCAAGGAAATCGGCGACCTGCGCAAGGCGCTCGACTGGGACGCCCCACCCTTCGAGATTCCCGCAGATGTGCGCGATGCCTGGCGCATTGCCGGCCTGCGGTCGGGCCACGCCCGCAAGGAATGGAAGAAGCGCTTCGAGGCCCTCGACAACGAGACCCGTGGCGAGTTCGAACGCCGCGTGCGAGGCGACCTGCCGGCCGGGCTTGCCGACGCGACGCGCGAGATCAAGGGCCGCTTCCTCTATGAGGAACCCTCGCTTGCGACACGCAAGGCCTCGGAATTCGTGCTCGACGACATCACCACCCGTATCCCCGACATGATCGGCGGATCCGCCGACCTGACCAGCTCGAACAACACCCGCGCGAAGAACATGACGGCGATCGAGCCGGGCAAGTTCGCGGGCACCTACATTCACTAC
This genomic window contains:
- a CDS encoding YebC/PmpR family DNA-binding transcriptional regulator, which gives rise to MAGHSQFKNIMHRKGRQDAVRSKLFSKLSKEITVAAKVGGPDADSNPRLRLAIQNAKAQSMPKDNIERAINKSQAGDAESYDEVRYEGYGPGGVAVIVEALTDNRNRTASSVRAAFSKNGGALGETGSVAFMFDRVGEIVYKPEAGDADAMLEAAIEAGADDVQSDEDGHTIICAFESLGEVSTALADSLGEAESVKAIWKPQNLNPVDEEKAGTLMKMLGVLEDDDDVQNVYANFEISDEVMAKLEL
- a CDS encoding TIGR00282 family metallophosphoesterase, giving the protein MRFLFLGDVVGRAGRVAVIDRLPGLIAEHRLDFVVVNGENAAGGFGITEDICQQFVDAGADVVTSGNHVWDQREALVFIERQDRFLRPANYPAGTPGRGAGLFIARNGARVLVVNALGRVFMDGLDDPFAAVERELAACPLGEQADAVFIDMHAEATSEKQAMGHFVDGRASAVVGTHTHVPTADHQILTGGTAYMSDAGMCGDYDSVLGMDKEEPVNRFTKKIPRSRFSPSDGEATVAGVAIEIDDASGLATHIAPLRLGGRLEQALPPFWH
- a CDS encoding 5-formyltetrahydrofolate cyclo-ligase, whose translation is MKADLRRAALGRRAAIEAAGRDAAVATLAARAAELGPVAGKIVSGFWPIRDEINPRPLMAALAALGAELALPAVVDRETIVFRRWREGEPLVAGGFGTLAPGADAETVDPDVMLVPLAAFDVAMQRIGYGAGHYDRAIDRLQKAGRRPRLIGVAFSCQEVPQIPAEPHDEPLDMVLTENGIVAPAAT
- a CDS encoding cell division protein ZapA; amino-acid sequence: MAQVSVTINGKQYRMACDDGEEERLFGLARRFDGYVDELRGSFGEIGDQRLTVMAGIMALDQLVEAERKLRDLEAELQAMKETRTSIINRQEEAEKAIAERLDAAAGRITALAANLGKGEKPVAG
- the tkt gene encoding transketolase: MTDFAKQARMANAIRFLAADAVEEAKSGHPGLPLGAADIATVLFTRFLKFDPTHPNWPDRDRFVLSAGHGSMLLYAALHLLGYEDFPIDVLKAFRKLGSNAAGHPEFGHGAGIEATTGPLGQGLATAVGMALAERIMNANFGDDIVDHHTYVLASDGDFMEGISQEAISLAGHLRLSRLIVLFDDNQVSIDGPTSLTSSDDIMRRVEASGWTAVSIDGHSAQEIATAIEKARDNSRPTLIACRTTIGYGAPALAGSAAVHGSPLGPKEIGDLRKALDWDAPPFEIPADVRDAWRIAGLRSGHARKEWKKRFEALDNETRGEFERRVRGDLPAGLADATREIKGRFLYEEPSLATRKASEFVLDDITTRIPDMIGGSADLTSSNNTRAKNMTAIEPGKFAGTYIHYGIREHGMAAAMNGMALHGGLIPYGGTFLVFSDYCRGAMRLSALMKQRVIYVLTHDSIGLGEDGPTHQPVEHLASLRAMPGITVFRPADPTETAECWELALEARDRPSVLALTRQAVPAVRSQYDNENRSARGAYEIAASADDAMVSLFASGSEVAIALAAKQLLDEAGIPARVVSVPSFELFEVQSNDYKSELIGSAPIRVAVEAAVRMGWDRFIGENGIFVGMTGFGASAPASDLYQYFGITPQQIVERVRNTLEAAE